The window TGAGATCCGCTTCATGGAATTGCGCCTATTGGAGGCAAAACAGGCCGAGCTGGTAAATTACATGTCCCTCGCCCGCACAGCCATCCAGCACATTTACGGAAACGCCGCCCCCGACGACGCAACCGCCAAACGGGAAGTCGCCCAGATCCTTGCGGCCATGACCTATGGCGATGACGGCTTCTTCTTTGTCTATGATTATGCCGGGAACAACATCGTCTCCCCGAAACAGACATATCTCATCAACAAGAACTGGTACGACGCCGAGGACCGTAACGGCGGCAAGGTCGTGCAGGAGCTGATTTCCCGTGCCCGCTCCGGTGGCGGCTACCACCGCTACCCATGGCCCCAGCCGTCAACCGGCGAAACGGCACAGATGTATTCTTACGTCATCGGCTTTCAGGACTGGCAATGGGCCCTCGGCACCGGTATCTGGATCGACGATGTCCTCGCCGAGGTTGCGCAGGTCCGCGCCGGTACCGAAGCGCGCATTCAGCGCACGTTTGTCTTTATCATCCTCATCACACTGGCAGCCCTCTTCCTCGTCTTCGTGTCCGGCCTGATGCTAAACCTGCGCGAACGCCGTCTCGCCGACGCCAAGCTGAAGGAACTGACTCAGCGCATCTTCGACACGCAGGAGGAGGAGCGCGGCCGCGTCGCCCGTGAATTGCACGATGGCATCAGCCAGATCCTCGTCGGCATCCGCTATACGCTCGAACTAGCCGCCCGAAGGTTGAAAACTGGCAAATCCGGCGTTGCCGACGGCATCGCCTCGTCCTCCACCGGTCTCAACGATGCCATTCACGAAGTTCGCCGCATCAGCCGCGACTTGCGCCCCGGTGTGCTCGACGACCTCGGCCTGGGTCCGGCACTGAAAACGCTGGTCGAAGAATTTTCCAAGCGCACCGAGATCGAGGCCGTGTTCGAGACCGTCGTGTTCCGCAACCGCCTTGCCGACGACGCAAAGACTGCCCTCTACCGCGTCGCACAGGAAGCGCTGACCAACATTGAACGCCATGCCCAGGCCACGCATGTCCGGATG of the Algicella marina genome contains:
- a CDS encoding cache domain-containing protein, encoding MADASRPHRKRPALSYGQKVFLVATVPLVLAASAIALLVMFQARSLSEREIRFMELRLLEAKQAELVNYMSLARTAIQHIYGNAAPDDATAKREVAQILAAMTYGDDGFFFVYDYAGNNIVSPKQTYLINKNWYDAEDRNGGKVVQELISRARSGGGYHRYPWPQPSTGETAQMYSYVIGFQDWQWALGTGIWIDDVLAEVAQVRAGTEARIQRTFVFIILITLAALFLVFVSGLMLNLRERRLADAKLKELTQRIFDTQEEERGRVARELHDGISQILVGIRYTLELAARRLKTGKSGVADGIASSSTGLNDAIHEVRRISRDLRPGVLDDLGLGPALKTLVEEFSKRTEIEAVFETVVFRNRLADDAKTALYRVAQEALTNIERHAQATHVRMKLYGSRRGANLTIEDNGIGLKGTNQAISPGLGLRNMAERIEHLDGTLTITSSARGTRVEARLPLKHMLPPLESTEERKTA